A portion of the Podospora pseudoanserina strain CBS 124.78 chromosome 2, whole genome shotgun sequence genome contains these proteins:
- the RPL4B gene encoding 60S ribosomal protein L4B (BUSCO:EOG0926354S; COG:J; EggNog:ENOG503NUB4) yields the protein MASRPTVTVLGADGKATGATEVLPKVFSAPIRPDIVKHVHTGMAKNKRQPYSVSEKAGHQTSAESWGTGRAVARIPRVSGGGTHRAGQAAFGNMCRSGRMFAPTKIWRKWHVKVNQGQKRFATASALAASAVAPLLMARGHQVSTVPEVPLVIDSAAFGVASKTAAAVGLLKAVGAGPELEKVKASKKLRAGKGKLRGRRHRQRRGPLVVYSPSTDGKELVQGFRNIPGVETSPVDALNLLQLAPGGHLGRFVIWTSAAIKELDAVYESKKGFFLPSNVVANADLTRLINSSEIQSVLRAPKGEAKTKRGHVLKKNPLRNKQVQLRLNPYAATFAREKLGEVKEEGKPVRVKADFLGQLKE from the exons ATGGCCTCCAGACCGACTGTCACCGTTCTCGGCGCCGATGGCAAGGCCACCGGCGCCACTGAGGTCCTCCCCAAGGTCTTCAGCGCCCCTATCCGCCCGGATATCGTCAAGCACGTCCACACCGGCATggccaagaacaagagaCAGCCCTACTCCGTCTCCGAGAAGGCTGGTCACCAGACCTCTGCCGAGTCTTGGGGCACTG GTCGCGCTGTCGCCCGTATCCCCCGTGTCTCCGGCGGTGGTACTCACCGTGCCGGTCAGGCCGCCTTCGGTAACATGTGCCGTTCCGGTCGCATGTTCGCCCCTACCAAGATCTGGCGCAAGTGGCACGTCAAGGTCAACCAGGGCCAGAA GCGTTTCGCTACCGCTTCCGCTCTTGCTGCCTCTGCCGTCGCTCCTCTCCTGATGGCCCGTGGCCACCAGGTCTCTACCGTTCCCGAGGTTCCCCTCGTCATCGACTCCGCCGCTTTCGGTGTTGCCTCCAAGACTGCCGCTGCCGTCGGTCTCCTCAAGGCTGTCGGTGCCGGTcccgagctcgagaaggtcaaggctTCCAAGAAGCTCCGTGCCGGTAAGGGTAAGCTCAGaggccgccgccaccgccagcgccgtGGTCCTCTTGTCGTCTACTCTCCCAGCACCGACGGCAAGGAGCTCGTCCAGGGCTTCCGCAACATCCCCGGTGTCGAGACCAGCCCCGTCGatgccctcaacctcctccagctcgcccCCGGTGGCCACCTCGGCCGCTTCGTCATCTGGACTtccgccgccatcaaggagcTTGATGCCGTCTACGAGTCCAAGAagggcttcttcctcccctccaacgtTGTCGCCAACGCCGACCTTACCCGTCTCATCAACTCTTCCGAAATCCAGTCAGTCCTCCGCGCCCCCAAGGGTgaggccaagaccaagcGTGGCCACGTCCTCAAGAAGAACCCTCTGCGCAACAAGCAGGTTCAGCTCCGTCTTAACCCCTATGCCGCCACCTTTGCCAGGGAGAAGCTCggcgaggtcaaggaggagggcaagcctGTTCGCGTCAAGGCTGACTTCCTTGGTCAGCTCAAGGAGTAA
- a CDS encoding hypothetical protein (EggNog:ENOG503P21H; COG:S), with product MLDTWSELEDTEYNEFDGIINFRDVGKTVNAFLGKKVLKEGILFRSAKLDDASYKDRIRLTEVYGIKSVIDLRSKTEHLNAQEKHKFLQKNLPLKIPGITYTRIILPSRRFELFLLWQLSWFNILPPSLSLNTLSHSSPSISLCLSSCLSGHPKIIHCTQGKDRTGLLTLLILLILHTPVQAITHDYHLTNSTSPLIRSIRLAEVREVGLPDSFAETDQAMVSSVISWLDATYGGVDGYLDAIGFGEQKRERLREILLCRGEDDNDAKEKDVGISPASPSASSSDLEEGDVIVVQMGKEVGI from the exons ATGCTTGATACATGGTCCGAACTCGAGGACACCGAGTACAATGAGTTTGACGGCATTATCAACTTTCGTGATGTCGGCAAGACGGTGAATGCATTTCTGGGGAAGAA AGTACTCAAAGAAGGCATTCTTTTCCGTTCGGCAAAATTGGACGATGCTTCGTACAAAGACAGGATCCGTCTCACAGAGGTCTATGGCATCAAATCGGTGATTGATCTCCGCTCAAA AACCGAGCACCTCAATGCCCAAGAAAAGCACAAATTCCTCCAAAAgaacctccccctcaaaatccccgGCATCACCTACACCCgaatcatcctcccctcccgccgctttgagctcttcctcctctggcaACTATCCTGGTTCAACATCTT gcctccctccctctccctcaacaccctctcccactcctccccctccatctccctctgcctctcctcctgcctctccgGCCATCCCAAAATAATCCACTGCACCCAAGGAAAAGACCGCACCGGCCTCCTgaccctcctcatcctcctcatcctccacaccCCAGTCCAAGCCATAACCCACGACTACCACCTCACAAACTctacctcccccctcatccgcTCCATCCGCCTCGCCGAGGTCCGCGAGGTCGGCCTCCCCGACTCGTTCGCCGAGACAGACCAAGCCATGGTATCGTCGGTGATCTCCTGGCTGGACGCAACCTACGGGGGCGTGGACGGGTACCTGGATGCCATCGGGTTCGGGGAGCAGAAGCGGGAGCGGTTGAGGGAGATCCTACTCTGccggggggaggatgataaTGatgcaaaagaaaaggacGTGGGGATATCACCAGCTTCACCCtcggcgtcgtcgtcggatttggaggagggggacgtGATCGTGGTTCAgatggggaaggaggtggggatTTGA
- the EIS1 gene encoding Eisosome assembly protein (COG:S; EggNog:ENOG503NYY1), translating into MVSASLTTHGVAPRPIAPNNTGRLRYANAEDLPGYPSAGLTEGSAAAASAAATLGWANRKPTEVWKPNSNITSTSASTAALLAAGNKTSPVGRENQPVGTAGSQAAVAASSAQRQPKAPSSPPSQWVSSAANLAFSANKPPPPPAITVSNAAGTTPEPATLGRQNSLRAAKGAMAGLRPRAKSTPQPVVQETYPDQANSASNALSAATIAHRPTLSETGGAVPFTTMDRRMFTSNPPVRREVEEKQRADVLHASAVAMAKRMYNQQQRRTEESTKAHARSSSFPRHGPNRPLDADEEPPVMHNNLQEAAYRLAQERLAKLQEEHQKNRNMSDYYGTPGGPSRTKFGTIRGRLTRKRSSSDGDLLEDQRRSQHIRKQMSMLNSKLSEVDEEKRAKDRQALLAAAQRNVRAQLHDMDEKVLAEKGGIKAKPMGDWERKALIAAQTRFDENNTSYHSGKIDIGGGKFMDQSEVDAIAARKVQPLLDEINERAEREQARLEEERLEEERRREEAERERLREKEVQDIHKKLKDQQKEDEKARKAELKEENKRRKEEIKAIKQEHKLAAMEGKQKEKEVIGPPPAVDTEETAVEPVAEPSPETEDKQPTTAHRHALSISFPRRKKITKETPSSPEKSPKSEGESHGKVRTWLLSRLPRPRAKSSSAAEGPNDPSTAKKGAFIGGAALARLVHNNSSSPSVAGSQPQAAINRPSTSGADNLGTSSSLHEVAMAGRPQPHDEPGEASGLNPPPPAIVRPVTPARTISQVSVPVSDVSERTVSSLSSSDDGHTVDKFVEARSQLGSPLTPPRTLGGRLGVPVAGSNGRSSPLGRESRFSENLSE; encoded by the exons ATGGTGTCGGCGTCACTAACCACACACGGGGTCGCACCTCGTCCCATAGCTCCGA ATAATACGGGCCGCCTGAGATATGCAAACGCCGAAGACCTTCCCGGCTACCCATCTGCTGGACTGACCGAGGGgagcgctgctgctgcgagtGCTGCTGCCACACTAGGCTGGGCAAACAGAAAACCGACAGAAGTCTGGAagcccaactccaacatcaccagtaCATCCGCCTCAACCGCCGCGCTCTTGGCTGCCGGCAACAAGACATCACCAGTCGGCCGTGAGAACCAGCCCGTTGGCACCGCCGGATCTCAAGCCGCTGTGGCTGCTAGTTCAGCACAACGGCAACCGAaagcaccatcatcaccgccatcgcaGTGGGTGTCGTCAGCGGCAAACCTGGCTTTTAGTGCTAAcaaaccgccgccgccgccagccaTCACCGTATCAAATGCAGCTGGGACGACCCCGGAACCAGCTACTCTTGGGAGGCAGAACTCTCTGCGCGCTGCCAAGGGGGCCATGGCAGGTTTGAGACCACGAGCAAAGTCGACTCCTCAACCTGTGGTGCAAGAGACATATCCTGACCAAGCGAACTCCGCTTCGAATGCCCTGAGCGCTGCCACAATAGCACACCGACCAACGCTATCCGAAACGGGAGGAGCCGTTCCATTCACCACCATGGACAGGAGGATGTTTACTTCGAACCCACCCGTCAGGCGTGAAGTGGAGGAAAAGCAGAGAGCCGATGTGCTTCATGCTTCAGCAGTGGCCATGGCCAAGAGAATGTATAACCAACAGCAACGTCGGACAGAGGAGAGCACGAAAGCACATGCCCGATCCTCATCATTCCCCCGACACGGCCCAAATCGCCCACTAGATGCCGATGAAGAACCTCCCGTCATGCATAATAACCTGCAGGAGGCAGCATATCGATTGGCGCAGGAACGCCTTGCTAAACTGCAGGAGGAGCATCAGAAGAATCGGAACATGTCGGACTATTATGGAACACCAGGAGGGCCAAGCCGCACCAAGTTCGGAACGATCAGAGGGAGGCTCACTAGGAAACGCTCCTCTAGTGACGGAGATCTCCTCGAGGACCAACGACGTTCCCAGCACATCCGGAAGCAAATGTCGATGCTGAATAGCAAGCTGTCCGAGGTCGATGAAGAGAAACGAGCCAAGGACCGGCAAGCTTTACTTGCCGCTGCTCAACGCAACGTACGGGCTCAACTTCACGACATGGACGAGAAGGTGCTGGCAGAAAAGGGCGGAATCAAGGCGAAGCCCATGGGTGACTGGGAACGCAAAGCCTTGATAGCTGCTCAGACGAGGTTCGACGAGAACAATACTTCGTATCACTCTGGGAAGATTGATATCGGTGGTGGAAAGTTTATGGACCAGTCTGAGGTGGACGCGATTGCCGCCAGAAAGGTTCAACCTTTGCTGGACGAAATTAACGAGAGGGCTGAACGTGAACAGGCGAGATTAGAGGAGGAGCGtctggaagaagagagacGGCGGGAAGAGGCTGAGAGGGAAAGGctgagagagaaagaggtaCAAGATATTCATAAGAAACTCAAAG ACCAACAGAAGGAAGACGAAAAGGCTCGCAAAGCTGAGCTCAAggaagaaaacaagagaCGCAAGGAGGAAATCAAAGCCATCAAACAGGAGCATAAGCTGGCGGCGATGGAGGGTAaacagaaggagaaggaggtgattggCCCCCCACCAGCAGTTGACACCGAAGAGACAGCCGTCGAGCCCGTCGCCGAGCCATCACCGGAGACAGAGGACAAGCAACCCACCACCGCGCACCGGCACGCCCTCTCCATCAGCTTCCCCCGCCGGAAAAAGATCACCAAAgaaacaccctcctcacctgaAAAATCCCCCAAATCAGAAGGAGAATCCCACGGCAAAGTCCGCACCTGGCTTCTATCCCGGCTCCCCCGTCCTCGCGCCAAATCCTCCAGCGCAGCAGAAGGCCCCAACGACCCAAGCACAGCCAAAAAAGGGGCCTTCATAGGCGGAGCAGCCCTTGCTCGCTTGGTACACAacaactccagctccccaTCCGTAGCCGGCTCCCAACCCCAGGCAGCGATTAACCGCCCTTCCACCTCGGGAGCAGACAACCTTGGAACTAGCTCCTCCCTGCACGAAGTCGCGATGGCAGGCAGACCACAACCCCACGACGAGCCCGGGGAGGCAAGTGGGCTgaaccctcctccacctgcgATTGTCCGTCCGGTTACGCCAGCGAGGACGATATCGCAAGTTAGCGTGCCTGTCTCGGATGTCTCGGAGAGGACGGTGAGCAGTTTGAGTAGTAGTGATGACGGGCATACGGTGGATAAGTTTGTCGAGGCTAGGAGTCAGCTGGGGAGTCCGCTGACGCCGCCGAGGACgctgggtgggaggttgggggttcCTGTTGCGGGGAGCAATGGGAGGTCGAGtccgttggggagggagtcgagGTTTTCGGAGAATTTGTCGGAGTAG
- the KIN28 gene encoding TFIIH complex serine/threonine-protein kinase subunit kin28 (COG:D; COG:K; COG:L; EggNog:ENOG503NWVI) — translation MAVSPLVHPPQPSLSSPHKRQPPSSQQTSSNGTPSGAPLSAAKPILPLPRQDPSSSTTPPPSLTLDPIEQMNELEKRKYVKGRKLGEGTYANVYLGHSRSDPTSLVAIKKIKVQAQYNDGLAPDAVRELKHLQELRGHPNIIQLYSVFSSKDQNLNLVLEYLPLGDLEMLIKDVDRVRYGAGDIKAWMGMLTRAVWFCHENYVLHRDIKPNNLLIAADGEVKLADFGLARGFSDPGWRMTATVITRWYRPPELLFGARHYSGAVDIWSVGMVFAELIIRTAYLPGNTEVEQIALICKQIGTPTEDNWPGVTQLSQYTVPSEVTPVWGKEAYMGRFGAVGSEGVDLLVKTLALDPKKRITAREMLEHRWWRTEPKPTRKEDLPRKSGGGEEKMGADLKRRNGVLEGEDRGSKVARKLDFGAMK, via the coding sequence ATGGCCGTCTCCCCCCTAGtccaccccccccaaccaTCCCTCAGCTCCCCTCACAaacgccaacccccctcctctcaacaAACCTCCAGCAATGGCACCCCAAGCGGTGCTCCCCTCTCAGCAGCCAAAccaatcctccccctcccccgacaagacccctcctcctccaccaccccccctccctccctcaccctcgaccCAATCGAACAAATGAACGAGCTCGAAAAGCGCAAATACGTCAAAGGCCGCAAACTAGGTGAAGGCACCTACGCCAACGTCTACTTGGGGCACTCCCGCTCCGACCCAAcctccctcgtcgccatcaaAAAGATAAAAGTCCAAGCCCAATACAACGACGGCCTCGCCCCCGACGCCGTCCGAGAGCTCAAGCACCTCCAAGAACTCCGCGGCCACCCAAACATCATCCAGCTCTACtccgtcttctcctccaaagaCCAAAACTTGAATCTAGTACTCGAGTACCTCCCCCTCGGGGACCTGGAAATGCTCATCAAGGACGTCGACAGGGTCCGGTACGGCGCGGGGGATATAAAAGCCTGGATGGGCATGCTCACGAGAGCGGTCTGGTTCTGCCACGAGAATTACGTCTTGCACAGGGATATCAAACCAAACAATTTACTCATCGCcgctgatggggaggtcaAGCTCGCTGATTTCGGTCTGGCGAGGGGGTTCTCCGATccggggtggaggatgacggCCACGGTCATCACCCGCTGGTACCGCCCTCCTGAGCTCCTCTTTGGCGCAAGGCACTACTCGGGCGCGGTGGATATATGGTCTGTGGGCATGGTGTTCGCCGAGCTGATCATTCGAACCGCGTATCTCCCGGGCAACACAGAGGTGGAACAGATCGCGCTGATCTGCAAGCAGATTGGGACGCCGACGGAGGATAACTGGCCGGGCGTGACGCAGTTGAGCCAGTATACCGTCCCCAGCGAGGTGACGCCTGTGTGGGGAAAAGAGGCGTACATGGGACGGTTCGGGGCGGTGGGgtcggagggggtggatttgtTGGTCAAGACGTTGGCGTTGGatccgaagaagaggatcaCGGCCAGGGAGATGCTGGAGCacaggtggtggaggacagagccgaagccgacgagAAAGGAAGATTTGCCGAGGAAgagcggggggggggaagaaaagatGGGGGCGgatttgaagaggaggaatggggttttggagggggaggatagGGGGAGCAAAGTGGCGAGGAAGCTGGATTTTGGGGCTATGAAATAA
- a CDS encoding hypothetical protein (COG:S; EggNog:ENOG503NY06) — protein sequence MRHLPYLSYYLYPILAGLIWLATLLALLIHWLVPPVSRAHYPSMAASQQIAYISDVGASTLKPLFITGCVLTTVFLDISFAADYYLRHKGRLVPNQTRTETVLAFLTIGFAIIGTVGLILLSVFDTARYPKLHNIFLLLFIGGYVLSAIFICWEYQRLGQHYKHHHQLSTSFWIKLTFVILEILLAIAFVSCTFTQHYNAGAVLEWVIAFIFSAYVFSFVVDLWPAIKTQPNLNLHNPREKGMGFEGNGGQVVNGNGYGNGDGNGTGDMRYVGASEMEEGGGESSGSHLPIQGYGNAVGGGPVMGLTDHSSRPVTRERGLAGNF from the exons ATGCGCCACCTCCCCTACCTCTCCTACTACCTCTACCCCATCCTCGCAGGCCTCATCTGGCtagccaccctcctcgccctcctcatccactgGCTCGTCCCCCCCGTCTCCCGAGCGCACTACCCCTCCATGGCAGCCTCCCAACAAATAGCCTACATCTCCGACGTCGGCGCCTCAACACTAAAgcccctcttcatcaccggcTGCGTCCTCACCACTGTTTTCCTCGACATCTCCTTCGCGGCAGATTACTACCTCCGCCACAAAGGCCGGTTGGTCCCCAACCAAACCCGGACGGAGACAGTCCTCGCCTTTCTCACCATCGGGTTCGCAATCATTGGAACTGTCGGGTTGATTTTGCTCTCGGTGTTCGACACGGCGAGGTACCCGAAGCTGCACAATATTTTTTTGCTGCTGTTTATTGGGGGGTATGTGCTGTCGGCGATTTTTATTTGTTGGGAGTATCAGCGGTTAGGTCAAC ACtataaacaccaccaccaactctcCACATCCTTCTGGATCAAACTAACATTTGTCATTCTGGAAATCTTGCTAGCGATCGCTTTTGTGTCATGCACATTCACCCAGCACTACAACGCCGGCGCGGTGTTGGAGTGGGTTATTGCTTTTATCTTTTCGGCGTACGTGTTTAGCTTTGTGGTTGATCTCTGGCCTGCGATCAAGACGCAGCCAAACTTGAATTTGCACAACCCAAGAGAAAAAGGGatggggtttgaggggaaTGGGGGGCAGGTGGTGAATGGGAATGGatatgggaatggggatgggaatgggacggGGGACATGAGGTATGTCGGGGCGAgcgagatggaggagggcgggggggagaGTAGCGGGAGTCATTTGCCCATTCAGGGGTATGGGAATGCAGTGGGCGGTgggccggtgatggggttgacggATCACAGTAGCAGGCcggtgacgagggagagggggttggccGGTAACTTCTAA